Proteins from a genomic interval of Bradyrhizobium sp. CCGB01:
- a CDS encoding TolC family outer membrane protein, with the protein MIGRGARAGRVTTRHRSGVGSVLATWTTLALCCALPSAARAEALPEALAKAYQTNPQLNAERARQRATDENVPQALAGYRPQIVASLSAGLQSVRNLLPDNTIQTANLKPWVIGVTVTQTLFNGFRTANSVRAAELQVQSGREALRNVGQGVLLDAVTAYTNVLANQSLVEAQRSNVAFLRETLAVTQRRLNVGDVTPTDSAQAEARLNRGLADLNAAEVALAVSQAVYAQVIGNAPSQLRAAEVVDRYLPKSREDALTMAIRQHPAVMAAGYDVDVASTNIRIAEGALLPSASLQGSASKSRSNDPTLSTLAEDQASIVANVTAPIYDGGQAAAQTRQAKEITAQSRLVLDQVRNQARTAATSAWVANEGAKITVSASESEVKAATVALQGVQREAAGGQRTTVDVLNSQADLIQAKARLIGALRDRVIASYTLLSAVGHLDVKTLSLNTPDYLPEVHYQQVRDAWHGLRTPSGQ; encoded by the coding sequence ATGATTGGGCGTGGCGCCAGAGCTGGTCGCGTGACGACGCGGCATCGATCGGGCGTAGGTTCTGTGCTTGCGACATGGACCACGCTGGCGCTCTGTTGCGCCCTGCCCTCCGCTGCACGGGCGGAAGCCCTGCCGGAGGCGCTTGCAAAAGCCTACCAGACCAATCCGCAGCTCAATGCCGAACGTGCGCGGCAACGTGCCACGGACGAGAATGTGCCGCAGGCGCTCGCAGGCTACCGCCCCCAGATCGTGGCGAGCCTCAGCGCCGGCCTGCAATCGGTGCGCAATCTGCTGCCCGACAACACCATCCAGACCGCCAATCTGAAACCGTGGGTCATCGGCGTCACCGTGACGCAGACCCTGTTCAACGGGTTCCGCACAGCCAACAGCGTACGCGCCGCGGAACTTCAGGTGCAGTCCGGCCGCGAGGCGCTGCGCAATGTCGGCCAGGGCGTGCTGCTCGACGCGGTCACCGCCTACACCAATGTGCTGGCCAACCAGTCGCTGGTCGAGGCGCAACGTTCCAACGTCGCCTTCCTGCGCGAGACGCTCGCCGTCACCCAGCGCCGCCTCAACGTAGGCGACGTCACGCCGACCGACAGTGCCCAGGCCGAGGCGCGACTCAATCGCGGCCTTGCCGATCTCAACGCCGCAGAGGTCGCGCTGGCGGTGAGTCAGGCAGTCTACGCGCAGGTGATCGGCAATGCGCCGTCGCAGCTGCGGGCCGCCGAAGTCGTCGACCGCTATCTGCCGAAGAGCCGCGAGGATGCGCTGACGATGGCGATCCGCCAGCATCCGGCGGTGATGGCGGCGGGCTACGACGTCGATGTCGCCTCCACCAATATCCGGATCGCCGAAGGCGCGCTGCTGCCGAGCGCCAGCCTCCAGGGCAGCGCCAGCAAGAGCCGCAGCAACGACCCGACGCTGAGCACCCTCGCCGAAGACCAGGCCTCGATCGTCGCCAACGTCACCGCGCCGATCTACGACGGCGGACAGGCCGCCGCGCAGACCCGGCAGGCCAAGGAGATCACGGCGCAGAGCCGGCTCGTGCTCGACCAGGTGCGCAACCAGGCGCGCACGGCGGCGACCAGCGCCTGGGTTGCCAATGAAGGCGCCAAGATCACGGTCTCCGCTTCCGAGTCGGAGGTGAAGGCGGCAACCGTTGCGCTCCAGGGCGTGCAGCGCGAGGCCGCCGGCGGGCAGCGCACGACGGTGGATGTGCTGAACTCGCAGGCCGATCTGATCCAGGCCAAGGCCCGCCTGATCGGCGCGCTGCGCGACCGCGTGATCGCCTCCTACACGCTGCTCAGCGCGGTCGGCCATCTCGACGTCAAGACGCTGAGCCTCAACACGCCGGACTATCTGCCCGAGGTACACTACCAGCAGGTCCGCGACGCCTGGCACGGCCTGCGCACCCCGTCGGGGCAGTAG
- a CDS encoding enoyl-CoA hydratase: MSTFEHIIVESKGAVGIVKLNRPKMLNALSFGVFREIAAAVDDLEADDAIGCIVVTGSEKAFAAGADIKEMQPKGFIDMFSEDFAAIGGDRIARCRKPTIAAVAGYALGGGCELAMMCDFIIAADTAKFGQPEITLGTIPGIGGTQRLTRAIGKSKAMDLCLTGRMMDAAEAERSGLVSRIVPADKLMDEVMAAAEKIASMSRPAVAMAKEAVNRAFETTLAEGMSVERNLFHATFALEDRSEGMAAFIEKRKPVNKNR, translated from the coding sequence ATGAGCACGTTCGAACACATCATCGTCGAGAGCAAAGGCGCGGTCGGCATCGTCAAGCTGAACCGGCCGAAGATGCTCAACGCGCTCTCCTTCGGCGTCTTCCGCGAGATCGCCGCGGCCGTCGACGACCTCGAGGCCGATGACGCCATCGGCTGCATCGTCGTGACCGGCAGCGAGAAGGCCTTTGCCGCCGGCGCCGACATCAAGGAGATGCAGCCGAAGGGCTTCATCGACATGTTCTCCGAGGACTTTGCCGCGATCGGCGGCGACCGCATCGCGCGCTGCCGCAAGCCGACCATCGCCGCGGTCGCGGGCTATGCGCTCGGCGGCGGCTGCGAGCTCGCCATGATGTGCGACTTCATCATTGCTGCCGATACCGCGAAATTCGGCCAGCCCGAAATCACGCTCGGCACCATTCCCGGCATCGGCGGCACCCAGCGCCTGACCCGCGCGATCGGCAAGTCGAAGGCGATGGACCTCTGCCTCACCGGCCGCATGATGGATGCAGCGGAAGCCGAGCGCAGCGGCCTCGTCAGCCGCATCGTGCCGGCTGACAAGCTCATGGACGAGGTGATGGCGGCAGCCGAGAAGATCGCTTCGATGTCGCGCCCCGCCGTCGCCATGGCCAAGGAAGCGGTCAACCGCGCCTTCGAGACCACGCTTGCCGAAGGCATGAGCGTCGAGCGCAACCTGTTCCACGCGACCTTCGCGCTGGAAGACCGCTCCGAGGGCATGGCGGCGTTCATCGAGAAGCGCAAGCCGGTGAACAAAAACCGCTAA
- a CDS encoding sigma-70 family RNA polymerase sigma factor — MRGREDEWTGLMRSAMAGDDAAYHRLLKAVTPVLRAAARRGLARAGQPPDQAEDIVQEILLAVHLKRHTWDSEAPFAPWLFAIARNKLIDTLRRRGRRIFVNIDDFAETLPGEAPEETASAAEVATQLGTLPQRQRDVLQSIAVDSASIKDTASKYAMSEGAVRVALHRGLAALTAKLRDR, encoded by the coding sequence GTGCGCGGACGTGAGGACGAGTGGACCGGCCTGATGCGGTCGGCCATGGCGGGCGATGATGCGGCGTATCATCGCCTGTTGAAGGCGGTCACGCCTGTGCTGCGCGCCGCCGCGAGGCGGGGCCTGGCGCGGGCCGGGCAGCCTCCCGACCAGGCCGAGGATATCGTGCAGGAGATTCTGTTGGCGGTGCATCTGAAGCGGCACACCTGGGACAGCGAAGCCCCCTTCGCCCCGTGGCTGTTTGCGATCGCCCGCAACAAGCTGATCGACACGCTGCGTCGGCGGGGCAGGCGGATCTTCGTCAACATCGACGATTTCGCCGAGACGCTGCCGGGCGAGGCGCCGGAGGAGACGGCCTCGGCGGCCGAGGTCGCAACGCAACTCGGCACGCTGCCGCAGCGCCAGCGCGACGTGTTGCAGTCGATCGCCGTCGACAGCGCTTCGATCAAGGACACGGCGTCAAAATACGCGATGAGCGAAGGCGCGGTGCGGGTCGCGCTGCATCGCGGACTTGCGGCGCTGACTGCCAAACTGCGGGACCGCTAG
- a CDS encoding NrsF family protein, with protein sequence MDTDQLIRSLAADNAHRAPRVGAVLTMALLVAAPLSILIFATFLGVRADVMSAMHNPFFDMKFAVTLSLAIPAIIVSLHLSRPEALMRGWGWLLLLPVGLLAVAIGGEAMMAPAMPMTMRMVGKNSRVCLLAIPAMSLPLLAGALFGLRHGAPSHPALAGALAGLLSAGIAATLYASHCTDDSPLFVATWYTLATALVTAIGAAVGSRVLRY encoded by the coding sequence ATGGATACCGATCAACTCATTCGCTCGCTCGCGGCCGACAACGCCCATCGCGCGCCGCGCGTCGGCGCCGTGCTGACGATGGCGCTGCTGGTGGCCGCGCCCCTGTCGATTTTGATCTTCGCGACGTTCCTCGGCGTGCGCGCCGACGTGATGAGCGCGATGCACAATCCGTTCTTCGACATGAAGTTCGCTGTCACGCTCTCGCTCGCGATCCCGGCGATCATCGTCAGCCTGCATCTGTCGCGGCCCGAAGCCCTGATGCGCGGCTGGGGCTGGCTGCTGCTGCTTCCCGTCGGCCTGCTCGCTGTTGCGATCGGCGGCGAGGCGATGATGGCCCCGGCGATGCCGATGACGATGCGGATGGTCGGCAAGAACTCCAGGGTGTGCCTGCTCGCGATCCCCGCGATGTCGCTGCCGCTGCTTGCGGGCGCGCTGTTCGGCCTGCGCCACGGCGCGCCGTCGCATCCCGCGCTCGCCGGTGCGCTCGCCGGCCTGCTGTCGGCCGGCATCGCCGCGACGCTCTACGCCTCGCACTGCACCGACGATTCGCCGCTGTTCGTCGCGACCTGGTACACGCTTGCGACGGCGCTCGTGACCGCGATCGGCGCTGCTGTGGGGTCAAGAGTCCTCCGGTATTGA
- the paoA gene encoding aldehyde dehydrogenase iron-sulfur subunit PaoA, with product MRKPSAFEMSRRNLLIGTATTVAIGAGARAAGAQNSAAGLPLPTNEAPAMATVSFNVNGEARALKLDTRTTLLDALREHLHLTGTKKGCDHGQCGACTVIVGGQRINSCLTLAVMHEGDTVTTIEGLGTPEQMHPMQAAFVKHDGFQCGYCTPGQICSAVSVIQEIKAGIPSHVTGDLNVAPELTNAELRERMSGNICRCGAYSNIAEAVTEVAGRPA from the coding sequence ATGCGAAAACCCAGCGCATTCGAAATGTCGCGGCGGAACCTCCTGATTGGAACCGCTACGACGGTCGCGATCGGAGCAGGCGCGCGAGCGGCCGGCGCTCAGAATTCCGCTGCCGGACTTCCGTTGCCGACCAACGAAGCCCCCGCGATGGCGACGGTTTCCTTCAACGTCAACGGCGAGGCCCGGGCGTTGAAGCTGGATACCAGAACCACGCTGCTCGATGCCCTGCGCGAACATCTCCATCTCACCGGCACGAAGAAGGGCTGCGATCACGGCCAGTGCGGCGCCTGTACCGTGATCGTCGGCGGGCAGCGCATCAATTCATGCCTGACATTGGCCGTGATGCATGAGGGCGACACTGTCACGACGATCGAGGGGCTTGGCACGCCGGAGCAGATGCATCCGATGCAGGCGGCCTTTGTCAAGCACGACGGCTTTCAGTGCGGCTATTGCACGCCGGGGCAGATCTGCTCGGCGGTATCCGTGATCCAGGAGATCAAGGCCGGAATTCCCAGCCACGTCACCGGCGATCTCAATGTGGCTCCGGAATTGACCAACGCCGAGCTGCGCGAGCGCATGAGCGGCAACATCTGCCGCTGTGGCGCCTATTCCAACATTGCCGAGGCGGTCACCGAGGTTGCCGGGAGGCCCGCATGA